In a single window of the Bactrocera dorsalis isolate Fly_Bdor chromosome 2, ASM2337382v1, whole genome shotgun sequence genome:
- the LOC105227103 gene encoding putative glutathione-specific gamma-glutamylcyclotransferase 2, with protein MLRNRDNFVELCKGLKLPLNGEICSSTEVLVKHIYEKYFERRILEADQPPWRDPTNNLCKSLHISSNQTRFIKPSENDVWIFGYGSLIWKPDFPFIDRKRGYIRGYRRLFYQNSIDHRGTKTRPGRVVTLLPTVSLESRVYGIAYRISEEHRDEVLAHLDYREKNGYERCDLQFFEYPEDLDNHFGITMYIATPDNSSYAGNMWQIPVIAQQIFTAAGPSGPNREYLFNLANAMRELFPGEKDRHLFELESEVKQLIEEYEPKLLEKALKNEIVEIIETGNTDGDVRETVRDVEHLYEVCTQPGWREDFLVKELDSLKQLLDSLQSKKSISTQIENVPDIDS; from the coding sequence ATGCTTAGGAACCGAGATAATTTTGTGGAACTTTGTAAAGGTTTGAAATTGCCACTGAATGGTGAAATTTGCAGCAGCACAGAAGTACTTGTGAagcatatttatgaaaaatatttcgaaagaaGAATTTTGGAAGCCGACCAGCCACCATGGCGTGATCCCACAAATAATCTGTGTAAATCACTACACATATCATCTAATCAGACACGTTTTATAAAACCCAGTGAAAATGATGTATGGATATTTGGCTATGGCTCGCTCATATGGAAACCTGACTTCCCCTTTATTGATCGGAAACGTGGTTACATACGTGGGTACCGTAGATTGTTTTACCAAAATAGCATCGATCATCGGGGTACGAAAACACGTCCGGGTCGTGTTGTAACACTACTACCCACTGTTAGTTTGGAAAGTCGCGTTTACGGCATAGCTTATCGTATTTCCGAGGAGCATCGTGATGAGGTTTTAGCACATTTGGATTATCGCGAAAAGAATGGTTATGAACGTTGCGATTTACAATTCTTTGAATACCCCGAAGATTTGGATAATCACTTCGGTATTACAATGTATATAGCGACACCGGATAATTCATCGTATGCAGGAAACATGTGGCAAATACCAGTGATAGCGCAACAAATATTCACCGCTGCCGGTCCCAGTGGACCGAATCGTGAATACCTCTTCAATTTGGCGAATGCCATGCGTGAACTCTTCCCAGGTGAAAAAGATCGTCATTTATTTGAATTGGAATCGGAAGTAAAACAGCTAATCGAGGAGTATGAGCCGAAATTGTTAGAAAAGGCGTTAAAGAATGAAATTGTAGAAATAATTGAGACGGGCAATACGGACGGCGATGTGCGTGAGACGGTAAGAGATGTGGAACATTTATATGAAGTATGCACACAACCCGGTTGGCGCGAAGATTTTCTGGTTAAGGAATTGGATAGCCTTAAGCAACTACTAGATTcacttcaaagcaaaaaaagtatTAGCACTCAAATTGAAAACGTTCCGGACATAGActcttaa